Proteins co-encoded in one Archangium lipolyticum genomic window:
- the hemG gene encoding protoporphyrinogen oxidase, whose product MSVVIIGGGVSGLTLAQGLRARGAEVTLLEAGARLGGNIQTRKREGFITEAGPNSFVDREPSLRELAASLGIEGRIRAADPGAKRRYLYTRGKLRALPMSPPAFLKSDILPLGAKLRMAGELFTRRAPEGDESLGAFGRRHVGKLATEVLVDAMQTGIYAGDVEALSVGAVFPKVVELERKHRSLVLGMARARAEERKALPPGEGAPRPTGAVCSFDGGLEVLVEALARELGPAARTGARVTGLRREGTGWKLAVEEHGLQAELEADQVVLAVPAYVAAGLLRPLDEKLATRMEGIAYAPIAVVHLGFAPGSMPPPDGFGFLVPTVERRRILGTIHASSTFPWRAEGGRILYSCMVGGAKRPDLVELDEEALVKLVREELRELAGVTAEPIFSEVIHWKRGIPQYNVGHLDRVAAIDEGVARWPGLHLTGNAYKGIGILDCIRHARSLVDTLAR is encoded by the coding sequence ATGAGCGTCGTCATCATTGGAGGAGGGGTCAGCGGGTTGACACTGGCCCAGGGGCTGCGCGCGAGGGGAGCCGAGGTGACGCTGCTGGAGGCGGGAGCGCGGCTGGGGGGCAACATCCAGACGAGGAAGCGGGAGGGCTTCATCACGGAGGCGGGGCCGAACAGCTTCGTGGACCGGGAGCCGAGCCTGAGGGAGCTGGCGGCGAGCCTGGGAATCGAGGGGCGGATCCGCGCGGCGGACCCCGGGGCGAAGAGGCGCTACCTGTACACGCGAGGGAAGCTGAGGGCGCTGCCGATGTCGCCGCCGGCGTTCCTGAAGTCGGACATCCTCCCACTGGGAGCGAAGCTGCGGATGGCGGGGGAGCTTTTCACGCGGCGTGCGCCCGAGGGGGACGAGTCGCTGGGGGCGTTCGGGCGCCGACATGTGGGGAAGCTGGCCACAGAGGTGCTGGTGGACGCGATGCAGACGGGCATCTACGCGGGGGACGTGGAGGCGCTGAGCGTGGGGGCCGTCTTCCCGAAGGTGGTGGAGCTGGAGAGGAAGCACCGCAGCCTGGTGTTGGGGATGGCGCGTGCGAGGGCGGAGGAGCGCAAGGCGCTGCCGCCGGGAGAGGGAGCGCCGAGGCCGACGGGGGCGGTGTGCTCGTTCGACGGAGGCCTGGAGGTGCTGGTGGAGGCGCTGGCGCGGGAGCTGGGGCCGGCGGCGCGGACGGGGGCGCGGGTGACGGGACTGAGGCGGGAGGGCACGGGCTGGAAGCTCGCGGTGGAGGAGCACGGCCTGCAGGCGGAGCTGGAGGCGGACCAGGTGGTGCTGGCGGTGCCGGCGTACGTGGCGGCGGGGCTGCTGAGGCCGCTGGACGAGAAGCTGGCGACGCGGATGGAGGGCATCGCGTACGCGCCGATCGCGGTGGTGCACCTGGGCTTCGCGCCGGGCTCGATGCCGCCGCCGGACGGCTTCGGCTTCCTGGTGCCCACGGTGGAGCGGCGGCGCATCCTCGGCACCATCCACGCCTCGTCGACGTTCCCCTGGCGGGCCGAGGGCGGGCGCATCCTCTATTCGTGCATGGTGGGAGGGGCGAAGAGGCCGGACCTGGTGGAGCTGGATGAAGAGGCGCTGGTGAAGCTGGTGCGCGAGGAGCTGCGGGAGCTGGCCGGGGTGACGGCCGAGCCCATCTTCTCCGAGGTCATCCACTGGAAGCGGGGCATCCCCCAGTACAACGTGGGGCACCTGGACCGGGTGGCGGCCATCGACGAGGGAGTGGCGCGCTGGCCGGGACTGCACCTGACGGGCAACGCCTACAAGGGAATCGGCATCCTCGACTGCATCCGGCACGCGCGGTCGCTGGTGGACACGCTCGCGCGTTGA
- a CDS encoding SDR family oxidoreductase: MRYAITGASRGLGLEFVRQLLNRGDSIDAGVRAPSAARHLQELALSSGGRLRVHPLDVSDPHSVRDFASSVGHGQPLDVLINSAGVFGKNQPLSGLDFDDVAGTLSVNTFGPLRLTAALLPSLRLGSARRVVHITSGMGSIADNGMGGFYGYRLSKAALNMAMRNMHLELRGEGFVTIALNPGWVQTDMGGPEAPLRPEQSVRSMLEVIDRLSAEHGGRFFDHDGQELPW; the protein is encoded by the coding sequence ATGCGCTATGCCATCACTGGTGCCAGTCGCGGTCTGGGTCTCGAGTTCGTTCGTCAATTGCTCAACCGCGGCGATTCCATCGACGCGGGCGTCCGTGCCCCCTCCGCGGCCCGGCACCTCCAGGAGCTCGCCCTCTCCTCCGGCGGCCGGCTCCGCGTACACCCGCTCGATGTCTCGGATCCTCACAGCGTGAGGGACTTCGCCTCCTCCGTGGGCCACGGCCAGCCCCTCGACGTCCTCATCAACAGCGCCGGCGTCTTCGGCAAGAACCAGCCCCTCTCCGGGCTCGACTTCGACGACGTCGCCGGCACCCTCTCCGTCAACACCTTCGGTCCCCTCCGCCTCACCGCCGCCCTGTTGCCCTCGCTCCGGCTCGGCTCGGCGCGGCGCGTCGTCCACATCACCTCCGGCATGGGCTCCATCGCCGACAACGGCATGGGCGGCTTCTATGGCTACCGCCTCTCCAAGGCCGCCCTCAACATGGCCATGCGCAACATGCACCTGGAGCTGCGCGGCGAGGGCTTCGTCACCATCGCCCTCAACCCCGGCTGGGTCCAGACCGACATGGGCGGCCCCGAGGCTCCCCTCCGCCCTGAACAGTCCGTCCGCTCCATGCTCGAGGTCATCGACCGGTTGTCCGCCGAGCACGGTGGCCGGTTCTTCGACCACGATGGTCAGGAACTGCCCTGGTAG
- the pdxH gene encoding pyridoxamine 5'-phosphate oxidase has product MVGGVELPKDPFERFAVLYEEAKRVIPVDPNAMVVASVGPDGKPSTRVVLLKDFDARGFVFYTNLESRKGRELLAHPWASLCFFWQPLERQVRVEGRVERVSDEEADAYFQSRPRGSQVGAWASLQSQPLPSRELLEKRVEELTREYEGQQVPRPPHWSGLRVVPERIEFWHARPSRLHDRLVYEREGSGWRTVVLYP; this is encoded by the coding sequence ATGGTAGGGGGCGTGGAACTACCCAAGGATCCCTTCGAGCGTTTCGCGGTCCTCTACGAGGAGGCGAAGCGAGTCATCCCGGTGGACCCCAACGCCATGGTGGTGGCGTCGGTGGGGCCCGACGGCAAACCGTCCACGCGCGTGGTGCTGTTGAAGGACTTCGACGCGCGGGGCTTCGTCTTCTACACGAACCTGGAGAGCCGCAAGGGGCGGGAGCTGCTGGCCCACCCCTGGGCGTCGCTCTGCTTCTTCTGGCAGCCGCTGGAGAGACAGGTGCGGGTGGAGGGGCGAGTGGAGCGGGTGTCGGACGAGGAAGCGGACGCGTACTTCCAGAGCCGGCCGAGAGGGAGCCAGGTGGGGGCGTGGGCGAGCCTGCAGAGCCAGCCGTTGCCGTCGAGGGAGCTGCTGGAGAAGCGGGTGGAGGAGCTGACGCGCGAATACGAGGGGCAGCAAGTACCGAGACCGCCGCACTGGTCGGGGCTGAGGGTGGTGCCCGAGCGAATCGAGTTCTGGCACGCGAGGCCGAGCCGGCTGCATGACCGGCTCGTGTACGAGAGAGAAGGAAGCGGCTGGAGAACGGTAGTCCTCTACCCGTAA
- the glgA gene encoding glycogen synthase GlgA, with translation MKILYVASEVTPFSKTGGLGDVAGALPAELAALGHEVKVVTPRYASIQDARLTPTGHQLELRFPFGVERGPILSLRQSPNLEVLFLENEHFYGRSGIYGDSWGEFGDNHRRFAYLSIGALQVAQRLRFFPDIIHLNDWQTGLTPVALQRGFQGTALARAKTVLTIHNLAYQGQFGKHVMDELGLPWDLFNAEHGLEFWDAVNFLKGGIQFSDALTTVSPTYAKEIQEPEGGASLDGLLRRRRGVLTGIINGIDVHEWNPETDTYLPTRYGANDLSGKAVCRRALLRRAGLREDTQAPVFGIVSRLAWQKGVDLLLEVMPQALQSDIRFVAVGSGEARFEDGLRALQHQFPEQVGTYIGFDPALSHLVEAGSDFFIMPSRYEPCGLNQMYSLRYGTVPIVRATGGLVDTVDGGMDGDGILFEAFHPAALLAALRRAQALYAEPERLLAFRRRGMGRDFSWAASARKYERLFASLLTE, from the coding sequence ATGAAGATTCTCTACGTGGCCTCCGAAGTCACACCCTTCTCCAAGACGGGTGGGCTCGGGGACGTAGCCGGTGCCCTGCCCGCGGAGCTCGCGGCGCTCGGCCACGAGGTCAAGGTCGTCACCCCCCGGTACGCCTCCATCCAGGACGCGCGTCTCACCCCCACCGGCCACCAGCTGGAGCTGCGCTTCCCCTTCGGCGTCGAGCGCGGGCCCATCCTCTCCCTCCGCCAGTCGCCCAACCTGGAAGTCCTCTTCCTCGAGAACGAGCACTTCTACGGACGCTCCGGCATCTACGGCGACTCCTGGGGCGAGTTCGGCGACAACCACCGGCGCTTCGCCTACCTCTCCATCGGCGCCCTCCAGGTCGCCCAGCGCCTCCGCTTCTTCCCGGACATCATCCACCTCAACGACTGGCAGACCGGGTTGACGCCCGTGGCCCTCCAGCGCGGCTTCCAGGGCACCGCCCTCGCCCGCGCCAAGACGGTGCTCACCATCCACAACCTCGCCTACCAGGGCCAGTTCGGGAAGCACGTCATGGACGAGCTCGGGCTGCCGTGGGACCTCTTCAACGCCGAGCACGGGCTCGAGTTCTGGGACGCGGTGAACTTCCTCAAGGGCGGCATCCAGTTCTCCGACGCCCTCACCACCGTCTCGCCCACCTACGCCAAGGAGATCCAGGAGCCCGAGGGCGGAGCCAGCCTCGACGGGCTTCTGCGCCGCCGGCGCGGGGTGCTCACCGGCATCATCAACGGCATCGACGTGCACGAGTGGAACCCGGAGACGGACACGTACCTCCCCACCCGCTACGGGGCCAATGACCTGAGCGGCAAGGCCGTCTGCCGGCGCGCGCTGCTGCGCCGCGCCGGGCTGCGGGAGGACACCCAGGCCCCGGTGTTCGGCATCGTCTCGCGGCTGGCCTGGCAGAAGGGGGTGGACCTGCTGCTGGAGGTGATGCCCCAGGCCCTCCAGTCCGACATCCGCTTCGTCGCGGTGGGCAGCGGCGAGGCCCGCTTCGAGGATGGGCTGCGCGCCCTCCAGCACCAGTTCCCCGAGCAGGTGGGGACGTACATCGGCTTCGACCCGGCGCTGTCCCACCTGGTGGAGGCGGGGTCGGACTTCTTCATCATGCCCAGCCGCTACGAGCCGTGCGGCCTCAACCAGATGTACTCGCTGCGCTATGGCACCGTGCCCATCGTCCGGGCCACGGGCGGACTCGTGGACACGGTGGACGGGGGCATGGACGGGGATGGCATCCTCTTCGAGGCCTTCCACCCGGCGGCGCTGCTGGCGGCGCTGCGCCGCGCCCAGGCCCTCTACGCCGAGCCGGAGCGGCTGCTGGCCTTCCGGCGCAGGGGCATGGGCCGCGACTTCTCCTGGGCCGCTTCCGCTCGGAAATACGAGCGCCTCTTCGCCTCCCTGCTGACGGAATAG
- a CDS encoding serine/threonine protein kinase → MSHQAADLGGYEVIGRLAVGGMAEVFQVRARPTTQRSPGEPEEVVLKRLLPTYRNDGAYVKAFVDEAKLTVRLRHPHIVRTFRLFKAGPDYLMVQELVAGRTLGFMQELLMKAGAAMPPAAACYIAWCVLKALDYIHRAKAGEGGATIVHRDVNPANILLSVAGDVKLTDFGVADVEGVMRGDTGALRGTVSYMSPEQVLGQPVDTRSDLYSVGVILWELLSNRRLFTGDGEAELMHRVRDARAPLLSGVQPELPDYAVQVVRKALFADKARRFQSAAEFIRALEVLSRRTGWPLSVDALKPLLGG, encoded by the coding sequence GTGTCGCATCAAGCAGCGGACCTGGGAGGTTATGAGGTCATCGGCCGTCTCGCGGTAGGCGGGATGGCCGAGGTGTTCCAGGTGCGAGCCAGGCCCACCACGCAGCGCTCGCCCGGGGAGCCGGAAGAGGTGGTGCTCAAGCGGCTGCTGCCCACGTACCGCAACGATGGCGCGTACGTGAAGGCCTTCGTCGACGAGGCGAAGCTCACCGTACGCCTGCGCCACCCGCACATCGTCCGCACCTTCCGCCTCTTCAAGGCCGGGCCGGACTACCTGATGGTGCAGGAGCTGGTGGCGGGCCGGACGCTGGGCTTCATGCAGGAGCTGCTGATGAAGGCCGGGGCCGCGATGCCTCCGGCGGCGGCCTGCTACATCGCCTGGTGCGTCCTCAAGGCGCTGGACTACATCCACCGCGCGAAGGCGGGCGAGGGCGGTGCCACCATCGTCCACCGCGACGTCAACCCCGCCAACATCCTGCTGAGCGTGGCGGGGGATGTGAAGCTCACCGACTTCGGCGTGGCGGACGTGGAAGGGGTGATGCGCGGGGACACGGGGGCGCTGCGCGGCACGGTGTCGTACATGAGCCCGGAGCAGGTGCTGGGCCAGCCCGTGGACACGCGCAGCGACCTGTACTCGGTGGGCGTCATCCTCTGGGAGCTGCTGTCCAACCGGCGCCTGTTCACCGGGGATGGCGAGGCGGAGCTGATGCACCGGGTGCGCGATGCCCGTGCGCCGCTGCTGTCCGGCGTGCAGCCAGAGCTGCCGGACTACGCGGTGCAGGTGGTGCGCAAGGCCCTCTTCGCGGACAAGGCGCGCCGATTCCAATCCGCGGCGGAGTTCATCCGCGCCCTGGAGGTGCTGTCGCGCCGCACCGGGTGGCCGCTCTCGGTGGATGCGCTCAAGCCGCTCCTGGGGGGCTGA
- a CDS encoding Uma2 family endonuclease, with translation MSADSYRFDPDDPRAPPQEVWERLTPEERARIVDSLPFEFPVSEANPPEGDPHFEAKVRVREVLGGFFSRIGRKVYLGCELPVYYPGERMFAPDVIAVMDVEPHSRMRWVVSAEGKGLDLALEIHVAGERRKDLERNVERFARLGIREYFLFDRGRLKLTGWRLAGEGRRVYQPIVPQHGFYTSEVLGLELQLEGERLRFYLGRAALPEADEMISTLERMVGEAEAHRTEEAQMRAELEQRLVQEARLRLEETHRREESERKLAEALAELERLRGRRR, from the coding sequence ATGAGCGCTGACTCCTATCGCTTCGATCCGGACGATCCGCGTGCGCCTCCCCAGGAAGTCTGGGAGCGGCTCACTCCCGAGGAGCGCGCCCGCATCGTCGACAGCCTGCCGTTCGAGTTTCCGGTCTCCGAGGCGAATCCTCCTGAAGGAGATCCGCACTTCGAAGCCAAGGTGCGTGTTCGCGAGGTGCTGGGAGGCTTCTTCTCCCGCATCGGACGCAAGGTGTACCTGGGATGTGAGCTGCCCGTGTACTACCCGGGCGAGCGCATGTTCGCTCCCGATGTCATCGCCGTGATGGACGTGGAGCCCCATTCACGCATGCGCTGGGTGGTGAGCGCCGAGGGCAAGGGGCTCGACCTGGCCCTGGAAATCCATGTCGCGGGTGAGCGGCGCAAGGACCTGGAGCGGAACGTGGAGCGCTTCGCCCGGCTCGGCATCCGCGAGTACTTCCTCTTCGACCGGGGGCGGCTGAAGCTGACCGGCTGGCGGCTGGCCGGGGAGGGACGGCGCGTCTACCAGCCCATCGTGCCGCAGCACGGGTTCTACACGTCCGAGGTGCTTGGCCTGGAGCTGCAGCTCGAGGGCGAGCGGTTGCGCTTCTATCTCGGCCGGGCCGCGCTGCCGGAGGCGGACGAGATGATCTCCACGCTCGAACGGATGGTGGGGGAGGCGGAGGCTCACCGCACCGAGGAGGCTCAAATGCGTGCCGAGCTGGAGCAGCGGCTCGTCCAGGAGGCTCGGCTGCGCCTCGAGGAAACCCACCGTCGCGAGGAGTCCGAGCGCAAGCTGGCCGAGGCCCTCGCGGAGCTGGAGCGGCTGCGCGGCCGCCGCCGCTAG
- a CDS encoding hemolysin family protein, whose amino-acid sequence MPPTWALWIACLALVFTRGFIAAAESALYGTSDLSAQELAKASPVSGGRVLRHKTEREPTATALRVGMVLSGFLAAAIGAFVPPQLLDFTRLGEAPWLDVATVLAGSLLVGLLATLVEVTMRGLANAGPERWALRLSWLVSLLVLLFYPPMRLLMGPINLVARGFGRTLRFEPPPPPLEELEKLLAAQAAKEEVDQSAPQLIRSIFELSDKRCRDVMVPRTEVVCVDISTPPEEVLRLLAEENHSRIPVYRDDVDHILGVLHARDLIPLLQHPELIVLQDTIRPAHFVPWLKPIGDLLREMQRKKIHMAIVVDEYGGFMGIVTLEDILREIVGDIGDEFEVEEKQVEKQADGSFLVDAALEVDQFTQAFGFPLPEGDFDTLGGFLSSLAGHLPDVGERFTFNGWAFTVHAKEGARIDRVRMTKLKTPTKEPTPPKETPSKDSVGQELKV is encoded by the coding sequence ATGCCTCCTACCTGGGCCCTCTGGATCGCCTGCCTGGCCCTCGTCTTCACCCGAGGATTCATCGCCGCCGCCGAATCGGCCCTCTATGGGACCTCGGACCTGAGCGCCCAGGAGCTGGCGAAGGCCTCCCCGGTCTCTGGTGGCCGGGTGCTGCGCCACAAGACGGAGCGGGAACCCACCGCCACCGCGTTGCGCGTGGGCATGGTGCTCAGCGGCTTCCTGGCCGCCGCTATCGGCGCCTTCGTGCCGCCGCAGTTGCTCGACTTCACCCGTCTGGGTGAGGCGCCCTGGCTGGACGTGGCCACCGTGCTGGCCGGCTCCCTGCTGGTGGGCCTGCTGGCCACGCTCGTCGAGGTGACGATGCGCGGCCTGGCCAACGCCGGTCCCGAGCGCTGGGCCCTGCGCCTGTCGTGGTTGGTGTCGCTGCTCGTGCTGCTCTTCTACCCGCCCATGCGCCTGCTCATGGGGCCCATCAACCTGGTGGCGCGCGGCTTCGGCCGCACCCTGCGCTTCGAGCCCCCGCCGCCGCCGCTCGAGGAGTTGGAGAAGCTGCTCGCCGCCCAGGCGGCCAAGGAGGAGGTGGATCAGAGTGCTCCGCAGCTCATCCGCTCCATCTTCGAGCTGTCGGACAAGCGCTGCCGGGACGTGATGGTGCCGCGCACGGAGGTGGTGTGCGTGGACATCTCCACCCCGCCCGAGGAGGTGTTGCGCCTGCTGGCGGAAGAGAACCACTCGCGCATCCCCGTCTACCGGGACGACGTGGACCACATCCTCGGCGTGCTCCACGCTCGAGACCTCATCCCGCTGCTGCAGCACCCCGAGCTCATCGTGCTGCAGGACACCATCCGCCCCGCGCACTTCGTCCCGTGGCTCAAGCCCATCGGGGACCTGCTGCGCGAGATGCAGCGCAAGAAGATCCACATGGCCATCGTGGTGGACGAATACGGCGGCTTCATGGGGATCGTGACGTTGGAGGACATCCTCCGGGAGATCGTCGGCGACATCGGCGACGAGTTCGAGGTGGAGGAGAAGCAGGTGGAGAAGCAGGCCGACGGGAGCTTCCTGGTGGACGCGGCCCTGGAGGTGGATCAGTTCACCCAGGCCTTCGGCTTCCCGTTACCGGAGGGCGACTTCGACACGCTGGGCGGCTTCCTGTCCTCGCTGGCGGGCCACCTGCCGGACGTGGGCGAGCGCTTCACCTTCAACGGCTGGGCCTTCACCGTCCACGCCAAGGAAGGGGCGCGCATCGACCGCGTGCGGATGACCAAGCTCAAGACGCCCACCAAGGAGCCCACGCCGCCCAAGGAGACCCCGAGCAAGGACTCCGTGGGACAGGAGCTCAAGGTCTGA
- a CDS encoding pilus assembly protein N-terminal domain-containing protein has product MLTLSAPRALAWPVDLLVPLEPGKERFHKLSAVDWVEVEDPSIVTAEVLQGSNELLLTGLKPGRTLLLLYAEGKFAVWRLVVGAPGKPPEREPSAEPLAAARKACPGLKATEGAERSLTALVKDARCREALLALLKTDAYLARELDLTFELPVLQAQLAALTGALKGSGLTVSYHGAGAVLAGSTTPEGHRRALWELFRQSVGRVPLEDRVTVQRPEPPDAGRSGDSGP; this is encoded by the coding sequence CTGCTGACACTGTCCGCCCCGCGTGCCTTGGCCTGGCCCGTGGACCTCCTGGTTCCGCTGGAGCCGGGCAAGGAGCGCTTCCACAAGCTGAGCGCGGTGGATTGGGTGGAGGTGGAGGACCCGTCCATCGTCACCGCGGAGGTGCTCCAGGGGAGCAACGAGCTGCTGCTCACCGGGCTGAAGCCGGGGCGCACGTTGCTGCTGCTGTACGCGGAGGGGAAGTTCGCCGTGTGGCGGCTGGTGGTGGGCGCACCGGGCAAGCCTCCCGAGCGCGAGCCCTCCGCGGAGCCACTCGCCGCGGCTCGCAAGGCCTGTCCGGGGCTGAAGGCCACCGAGGGCGCCGAGCGCTCCCTGACAGCCCTTGTGAAGGACGCGCGCTGCCGCGAGGCCCTGCTCGCGCTGCTGAAGACGGACGCGTATCTGGCGCGCGAGCTGGATCTCACCTTCGAGCTGCCCGTCCTGCAGGCGCAGCTCGCGGCACTGACGGGCGCGCTGAAGGGCTCCGGTCTCACCGTGAGCTATCACGGGGCCGGCGCGGTGCTGGCGGGCAGCACCACCCCGGAGGGGCATCGCCGGGCGCTGTGGGAGCTGTTCCGTCAGTCCGTGGGACGCGTACCGCTGGAGGACCGTGTGACCGTGCAGAGGCCGGAGCCTCCCGACGCGGGCAGGTCCGGCGACTCCGGGCCCTGA
- a CDS encoding cation:proton antiporter, whose protein sequence is MHGAHDFLKALTMVLGVAAVTSVLFQRLRQPVVLGYILAGLIIGPHVPIPLVADATIVQTLSELGVILLMFSLGLEFSLRKLFQVGPTAGLTAVIQCSLMIWLGFVVGRAFGWTSRESIFTGAIIAISSTTIIAKAFDEQGIHGKLRELVVGVLIVEDLIAILLMAALTAISTGAGLSAGQLTLTVGRLALFLVGLVAVGLLLIPRTVRAVHRLNRPETLLVASIGICFAIALLAQEFGYSVALGAFLAGTLVAESGKEKDVEHLVQPVRDVFAAIFFVSVGMLIDPGLIAQHWAAVVVLTLVVIVGKLVGVGLGVFLTGSGTRTAIQSGMSLAQIGEFSFIIAGLGLSLNATGSFLYPVAVAVSAITTLTTPFLIRASGPVANYVDRKLPGPLQTFAVLYGTWVENLRTAPPRQTVGAKIRRTIRLLLLDAALLTALVIGTSVTLGRISTAIENTVGLSASVARLLGIGLAVVLAIPFCVGIIRLARQLGVLLAETALPAATAVKGRLDLAAAPRRVLVVTLQLASILIVGAPVVALTQPFLPGVQGAVALLLLLVVFGVGFWRSARNLQGHVRAGSQVIVEALAAQSRGGSTKAQDESLEALHPVLPGLGEPTPIRLVASSPAVGRTLAELNLRGMTGATVLAIKRGEGDVVVPTAHEQLREGDILALAGTHDAIDAARSVLDGSGAQPEQAVP, encoded by the coding sequence ATGCACGGTGCTCACGATTTCCTCAAGGCCCTGACGATGGTCCTCGGCGTCGCGGCGGTGACGTCGGTCCTCTTCCAGCGGCTGCGTCAACCCGTGGTGCTCGGGTACATCCTGGCGGGGCTCATCATCGGCCCCCACGTGCCCATTCCGCTCGTCGCGGATGCCACCATCGTCCAGACCCTGTCGGAGCTGGGCGTCATCCTGCTCATGTTCTCGCTCGGGCTGGAGTTCAGCCTGCGCAAGCTGTTCCAGGTCGGCCCGACGGCGGGGCTCACGGCCGTCATCCAGTGCAGCCTGATGATCTGGCTCGGCTTCGTCGTGGGCCGGGCCTTCGGCTGGACGTCGCGCGAGAGCATCTTCACCGGGGCCATCATCGCCATCTCCAGTACGACCATCATCGCCAAGGCCTTCGATGAGCAGGGCATCCATGGCAAGCTGCGCGAGCTGGTGGTCGGCGTCCTCATCGTCGAGGATCTCATCGCCATCCTGCTGATGGCGGCGCTCACGGCGATCTCCACCGGCGCGGGGCTATCGGCGGGGCAGCTGACCCTCACCGTGGGACGGCTGGCCCTGTTCCTGGTGGGGCTCGTCGCCGTGGGCCTGCTGCTCATCCCGCGCACGGTCCGTGCCGTGCATCGCCTGAACCGCCCGGAGACGCTGCTGGTGGCGAGCATCGGCATCTGCTTCGCCATCGCGCTGCTGGCGCAGGAGTTCGGCTACTCGGTGGCACTGGGCGCGTTCCTCGCGGGCACCCTCGTCGCCGAGTCCGGGAAGGAGAAGGACGTCGAGCACCTGGTGCAACCGGTGCGCGACGTCTTCGCGGCCATCTTCTTCGTCTCGGTGGGGATGCTCATCGATCCGGGGCTCATCGCCCAGCACTGGGCGGCCGTGGTCGTACTGACGCTGGTGGTCATCGTCGGCAAGCTCGTGGGCGTCGGCCTGGGCGTGTTCCTCACCGGCAGCGGGACGCGCACGGCGATCCAGTCGGGCATGAGCCTGGCGCAGATCGGCGAGTTCTCCTTCATCATCGCCGGCCTGGGCCTGTCGCTGAACGCCACGGGGTCCTTCCTCTACCCCGTGGCCGTGGCCGTGTCCGCCATCACCACGCTGACCACGCCGTTCCTCATCCGGGCCTCGGGACCGGTCGCCAACTACGTGGACCGCAAGCTGCCCGGGCCGCTCCAGACGTTCGCCGTGCTCTATGGAACGTGGGTGGAGAACCTCCGCACCGCGCCCCCGCGGCAGACCGTGGGCGCGAAGATCCGCCGCACCATCCGCCTGCTGCTGCTCGACGCGGCGCTGCTCACCGCGCTCGTCATCGGGACGTCCGTCACCCTGGGGAGGATCTCCACGGCCATCGAGAACACGGTGGGATTGAGCGCCTCGGTGGCGCGCCTGCTCGGCATCGGGCTGGCGGTCGTCCTGGCGATTCCCTTCTGCGTGGGCATCATCCGGCTGGCCCGCCAACTGGGTGTGCTGCTCGCGGAGACGGCCCTCCCCGCCGCCACGGCGGTGAAGGGCAGGCTGGACCTGGCCGCCGCCCCGCGCCGCGTGCTCGTGGTGACGCTCCAGCTGGCGAGCATCCTCATCGTGGGAGCCCCCGTCGTGGCCCTCACGCAGCCCTTCCTCCCCGGCGTCCAGGGCGCGGTCGCGCTGCTGCTGCTGTTGGTGGTGTTCGGCGTGGGGTTCTGGCGCAGCGCCAGGAATCTCCAGGGACACGTCCGGGCGGGCTCCCAGGTCATCGTCGAGGCGCTCGCGGCCCAGTCTCGTGGGGGGAGCACGAAGGCGCAGGACGAGAGCCTGGAGGCGCTCCACCCGGTACTGCCCGGGCTGGGCGAGCCGACCCCCATCCGGCTCGTGGCCTCCAGCCCGGCCGTGGGGCGGACGCTCGCGGAGCTGAACCTGCGAGGGATGACGGGAGCCACGGTGCTCGCCATCAAGCGCGGCGAGGGGGACGTGGTCGTTCCCACCGCGCACGAGCAGCTGCGTGAGGGAGACATCCTCGCGCTCGCGGGCACGCATGACGCCATCGATGCGGCCCGGAGCGTGCTCGATGGAAGCGGAGCGCAGCCCGAGCAGGCGGTGCCCTGA
- a CDS encoding protein-tyrosine phosphatase family protein, whose amino-acid sequence MIRHSWTLNLDWVTPELAVGGRFPLDAAEHLARSLSIRHIVDVRREACDDECVLRQHGITLLHLPTEDLCAISRHMLDQGVRWVHDHLSQGRKVYIHCEHGIGRSALLALCVLVDLGHAPLEALSLAKRARPRVSPSPEQLETFMAWAEERRVGRSLPWRTPTFDELADIAYSHLRPSPSAG is encoded by the coding sequence GTGATTCGACACTCCTGGACGTTGAATCTGGACTGGGTGACACCCGAGCTGGCCGTGGGGGGGCGTTTCCCCCTCGACGCCGCGGAGCACCTGGCCCGGAGTCTCTCCATCCGTCACATCGTCGACGTGCGCCGCGAGGCGTGTGACGACGAGTGCGTCCTGCGCCAGCACGGCATCACCCTGCTGCACCTGCCCACCGAGGATCTGTGCGCCATCAGCCGCCACATGCTCGACCAGGGCGTGCGCTGGGTACACGACCACCTGAGCCAGGGACGCAAGGTCTACATCCACTGCGAGCACGGCATCGGCCGCAGCGCGCTGCTGGCCCTCTGCGTGCTCGTGGACCTCGGTCATGCGCCGCTGGAGGCGCTCTCGCTGGCCAAGCGCGCGCGCCCGCGCGTCTCGCCCAGTCCGGAGCAGCTGGAGACCTTCATGGCCTGGGCCGAGGAGCGCCGCGTGGGTCGCTCCCTGCCCTGGCGCACGCCCACCTTCGACGAGCTGGCCGACATCGCCTACAGCCACCTGCGGCCATCCCCCTCGGCGGGCTGA